AACCGGACAGCCATTTTCCTAGCTTCCGTCTGCAGCCAAACTTACGCGCAATTTAATAATCCTGATGGCTATTTCGTAGTGCCGGCATATTATGAGGTTGTATCCACATTTCGAGCGAATTCTTTAGCTGGTGCAGCAGAGAAATTCGGATTTATTATTCAATCAGCGAGTGATATCATCGTAGCATTCAGGGGTACGAGCTCGACAACGGATTGGATTGCCAACGCCATTGCCAGTCAGTCGAAATACAAATGTGTAAAAGGTGCAGGTCAAACTCATCGCGGGATGTCGAGTATTTATTATTCCGCCCGCAATCAAATCTTGGGTGTCTTAAACAAGCTTGATTCGTCAAAAGCATTATTCATTACTGGTCACAGCCTTGGAGGGGCACTTGCCACTTTATGTGGACTTGACGTTGCGGTGAATTCCCCTTTTCGCAATCCAGTCGTATACACCTTCGGCTCGCCACGAGTAGGTGATCCGACATTCGCGAAAGCATTTTCAGGTGAGGTTCAGCACAGCTATCGGGTGAATAACCGATTTGACGTCGTTACGCATTTGCCACCACAAGTCTATAGTCCTCCGAAGAGTGATGCTACTTACCACTACATGCATGTTCGAAATTCCGAGCCTCTTTCCTTCAATAATGGTTCCGTGCCGAACAACCACATCATTAGTAGCTATTATTCGGAGCTCTCCAAACAGAGCCCGCTATACTCAGAGGAGCTTAGTATTCGGAATCCCGGTCTTTGCCCAGTAACGGATAGAATGTACCCGCTAGGGCTTGGACAATTCGGAACATTCTGATTAAGCCATTTATCAACAACCGTTCTCTAGTGAATAGGGGACGGTTTATTCTGTTACGCAAGAATTTATAAGCATCACAAGTATCCATTCCTGAATCTTTCGCTAATCCAAAGGACATCGGTAGATGCTTCTACTTGGTGTAGACAGCAAATTCGTTCATTATTATCTTTACATTATACCTATTCCGAGTTATCCTATTGGATAAATAAAAAACTTCGTAGTGTGAACGAAGGAGGTTTTTTTGTTAATATAGAAAATATCGAAGCATTTGTTTATGTCGTTTACTGTGGAAGTTTTAATAAAGCCGCAGAAGCGTTATACTTATCACAGCCATCTGTTACTGCTCGCATCCAATCTCTAGAACGGGGGCTGGATTGTAAGCTGTTCGATAGACAGGCTAAGCAAGTCCAGATTACCGAGGAGGGCAAGCGATTCCTGCCTTTTGCACAGCAGCTTCTATTGACCTACCAGAAGGGGAAGTATCAGGTTAACCAAAAGAAATCTCCCCCTGAGGAGTTCAGAATTGGCTGCACGGTGTCGGTGTCTAATTACATTTTTCCAGAATTAATTGTCCGTTTGAAAAGCAAGTTCCCTAATACTAACTATAGGATCGTTACAGGCATTACTGATGAAATCGTAAGTAAGGTGCTGAACAAGGAAGTTGATATTGGTTTTGTGCGAAACGTGACTCATCCTAGCCTTCAATCCATTAAATTTTACGAGGATCCCATATCTCTTTATGTTTATGAGGGGCATCCCTTTCTACTAAATGAGCGCCTTACAGTTGAAGAGATTGCCAAAGAGCCTCTCGTATTTTTTCAATGTGGCGCATTGGATTGGTTTAGAATTCATCGCTTGTTCGAGAATCTTGATCAGCCACCCAACATTCAGGTTCAAACCGACAACTCAGAGATGGCCAAAAAGCTAGTTATTCAGAAGGTGGGAATATCGTTCCTTCCGAGTGTATGTGTCCAGCAAGAGGTTGCTGAGGGTAAGCTATTTCCGATTCACGTTCCAGAGACGGATGGCATTACGATGCAAACAAACATTGTCATTGGCCATGGGGAGCACTCGCAATATTTGAATACAATTATTGAAACAGGCAAAGAGCTCATCATAAATAGATTAGCACCCGCAAGTAAGTAATCATTAAACCTACAAAATGGAGGAATTAACTATGAGTCACATTGTAATTATTTCAGGTAGTCCAACACCGGGATCCCGTTTGAACGGATTAATCGACCACGTAGAAAGCAAATCTGCTGAGAAGGGTATTAAGATCAGCCACATTCGTGTTTCTGAGCTGCCAGCAGAAGCACTGCTTCATGCGAATTTCAAGGACGAGCAAATTTTAGCTGCGCTTGCTTTGGTGGAATCAGCTAGTGGCGTAGTCATCGCTAGCCCGGTATATAAGGCGTCCTTTACGGGAATTCTGAAGGCTTTCTTGGATCTGCTGCCACAAACCGGCCTAAAAGGGAAGGTTACATTGCCATTATTTATCGGTGGAACTATAGCCCATTTACTTGCCTTGGATTATGCCTTGAAGCCTGTCCTTTCCGTTCTAGGCAGCAGAAATATTTTGGGCGGCGTATATGCGATCGATCAGTGGATTGAGAGACGTGATGGTGGAGGATTTGAGCTGTCAGAGGAGCTGCAGGAGCGTTTGGATCGTTCTGTTGAGGAGCTTTCCGAGGAAATTAATTGGTTGGAAATTCGCTCCAAAGACACTGCCGTCAACTCGTAATAATTCCGGAGTATGAATAGAAAAAGGGGCTGCCTAAAAGTCGATTAGACTTTGGTAGTCCCTTTTCTTGAACTCATAACAACTAGTATCATAAATTATTGGATAGTTGTATCCACCTATAAAATATCTCTATAACCAAACGCATTGACGGCTTAAAGGATCAGATGTTATGTTATTCTCAATATAAATTCTTACTTATCCACTAGGAATTATAAGTTTAATAAGTGGGTTTAGCGGAGCACAGGATTGCCGCTTTATCATAGAACATTTTGGCGGAGAGTTTTCATTGGTCGCTTCATACGGTGCCGATACCGATGATTTAAAGTCTACCTTGAGAAACGAATTAACCTTTATAATCGTTGGGGGTGTAGCATGATTAAGCTTACAAATATATCGAAATCCTTCGGACGTAATCAGGTGCTTAATAGAATAAACCTCAAGGTTGATAAGGGGGAAGTCGTTGCTATTCTTGGTCCAAGCGGCTCAGGGAAGACAACACTGCTCCGATGCATTAATTACTTGGAGAAACCTAACGATGGAGAAATTTCAATTGATGATTTCAGTGTAAATTGCAGAAGACCTGCTAAGAAAGATATTCATGCGCTTAGGCAAAAAACGGCGATGGTATTCCAAAATTATAATTTGTTCCGACATAAGACTGCCCTTGAGAATGTGATGGAGGGCTTGGTTATTGTTAAGAGGCTGTCGAAGGAGGAGGCGCGTAAAAAAAGCGTTGAGCTGCTTGAAAAGGTAGGGCTTGGAAATAAGCTTGATTCCTATCCGAGCCAGCTTTCAGGAGGTCAGCAGCAGCGGGTAGGTATTGCAAGAGCGCTTGCTCTAAACCCTGAGGTTATCCTCTTCGACGAGCCGACGTCTGCACTTGATCCTGAGCTTGTAGGAGAAGTGCTGTCTGTTATTCGTAAAATAGCTAAGGAAGGCATAACGATGATAATCGTGACACATGAGATGGGGTTTGCTCAGGATGTAGCCAGTCACGTGGTGTTCATGGATCAAGGCTTTATCGTCGAGGAAGGTCCTCCTAAAGTGATCTTTCAAGCCCCTAAAGAAGAGAGAACAAAGCAATTTCTGGCACGAATTACCCCGGAGAGTTCTTATTCGATTTAGCTAGAGAAGCGAGCGAGAATTATAAATAATATAGAGCTAAGGAGGGGTATCGATGGGTTCATTAACGACCGAGCAGTTCGAAGAGCAGCTCGTAGCATTCAGACGTCATTTGCACGCCAATCCAGAGCTGTCCCACGAGGAATTTGAAACGACGAGCACGATTCGCACATGGCTTACAGAGGCGGGAATTCGTATTGCGGAGTATCCGCTCAAAACCGGTGTCATCGCTGAAGTCGGAGGCTTGCAAGAGGGCCCAATTATTGCAATTCGCGCTGATATTGATGCACTTCCGATTCATGAGGAGACGGGATTGGCATTCGCTTCACGAGTTCCCGGTAAAATGCATGCGTGTGGGCATGATTTGCATACGGCAATAGTACTGGGTGCGGCTATTTTGCTTAAACGACGGGAACATGAGCTGAAAGGAACAGTACGGTTTATATTCCAGCCGGCAGAGGAGAAGGCGAAGGGCGCTTCTCTAGTTATCAATAGCGGTGCTTTAGAAGGCGTCAAAGCAGTATTTGGCTTACATAATAAGCCTAATTTGCCGGTAGGTACAATTGGCATTAAGCCGGGTCCGATTATGGCGGCAGCAGACGGCTTTATTGTGGAGGTTGAAGGGCGAGGAACGCATGCTGCAGTACCCGAAGCGGGAATCGATCCTATCGTTACTTCCGCACATATTATTACGGCGTTGCAATCAATAGTCAGCCGTAATGTAAGTGCTCTGGATAGTGCAGTCGTTAGCGTTACTCGTCTAAACAGCGGTACGGCATGGAATGTCATCGCGGATAAAGCTGTATTCGATGGCACGTTGAGAACCTTCGATGAAGGTGTTCGTTTTAGAGTCCGTGAACGATTCGAGCAAATCGTCGTTGGCGTTGGGCAAGCTTTAGGAGCTGAAGCAAATGTGAAGTGGCTTGAGGGTCCACCTGCAGTTGTTAATGATTCTAGGTGGGCTGAGCAGGCAACGAGAACGGCTGAATCAATTGGATTACAGGTTGTAGAGCCGACTCCTTCATCAGCTGGTGAGGATTTTGCCTTCTATTTGCAAGAAACACCGGGTAGCTTTTTCTTCTTAGGTACATCTGGACCGCAAGAGTGGCATCATCCGGCCTTTGATGTTGATGAGAGAGCTTTACCAATTGGAGCCTCGTTCTTTGCCTCACTTGCAGTTGATGCATTATATCAATTATCGGAGACGAAGAAGCTCTAGAGGGAGGCTGTAATATTCGAAAATTATACGATGTTATTGTTGTAGGTGCAGGTTCGATGGGGATGAGCGCTGGCTATGAGCTTGCCCGTAGAGGAATAAAGACGTTATTAATAGACGCCTTTAATCCCCCGCATTCCAATGGCAGTCATCATGGTGATACCCGCCTGATCAGGCATGCCTATAGCGGAGGTCCTGCTTATGTGAAGCTGGCGCTTCGTGCGGATGAGCTATGGCGTGAGCTTGAGGAAGCAACTGGCGAGAAGCTTCTTGAGAGAGCGGGAGTACTTAGTATTACTGACCCTGCTATTTATTCCTACGAGAGTAGGTTTCAAGTTGCGGCCGATCATGGTGTATTTATTGAGGATCTCAGCGCACAGCAAATTAAGGAACGTTGGCCCGCTGTTCAAGTTGGTGAGCATCATCGAGCGATGTATGAGCCATACGCAGGTTATTTGTATAGTGAAAAATGTATATCGACCTATAAGAAAGAAGCTCTGCAAGCAGGAGCGACGTTATTAACGAATACTTTTGTGACGAAAATAGAACCAGAAAAATCCTCTGTAACAGTATCTACTGCAACAGACAGCTTCATAGCCAATAAAGTTATTCTAAGCGCCGGAGCCTGGTTTAAGACTCTAGAGCCGTTCGTCCAATTACCTATTCGTGCAGTCCGCAAAGTTGTGGGATGGTTTGAGCCCAGTCATCATTCATTTAATGCTGGTCAATTCCCCGGATTTACTTTGGAAACGAGTAATGGAGGCTATTACGGGTTTCCTAGCATAGGGGGAGCAGGTATAAAGATTGGTCGTCATGAGACAGGAGTGGAATGGCAGCCGGGAGAGAAGCTTGCGCCGTTCGGGACTTATCCGGAGGATGAGGGAGATTTGCGAGGGGCATTGGATGCATTCCTACCTGGTGCCGCGGGCAAGCTGCTGAGGAGTGCGGTTTGCAAATACGAATTCACACCGGACGACAGCTTTATTATTGACACCCATCCAGAATATTCAAACGTGCTACTAGCAGGAGGTTTCTCAGGACATGGCTTTAAGTTTGCGAGTGTCGTAGGAGAGATACTGGCGAATCAAATCGAGCTTGGCAAATGGGGGCAGGACGTGGGGCTATTTTCCGCAACACGGTTCACGCAGCCTGCAAAATAGAGGAGGAAATAGGATGAGTCAATCTATTGTTGACATTGATACTTATTTGTACACTTATGAGCAATTGTTAGCTGCTATTGAAGGTTTAACTGACTCTCAGCTAAAATGGAAAGCGACAGATGCGCAATGGAGTGTTACTGAGGTTCTTGCCCATCTAGCAGATCATAATATTATCGTCTCCTTCCGTATTCGTGAAATACTGGCCAACTCTGAAGCTCGATTGCCAGCGTTCAGCCAAGACCCGTGGGTAGCTGGACAGAAATCTAATGAGGGTAATGCGTCGGATATTTTAGAAATTTTCAGAAGCTTGCTCTTGTATAATAGCTTGTTGTTCCGTCGTCTATCGTCGGAGGAGTGGAGCAAAACAGGTGTTAACTTCAAAGGAGAAACAGTCACCCTAGAGGCCATTATTCTAGCCTTTATTGCACACGTCCAAGTTCATTTAGCGCAGATTGATCGGATTAAAAAGGGAGAAATAAGCTCGCAAAATTCTAGCTGCACAATATAGAAAAAGCTATCCCTTAACTAGAAAGCAGGTGGAGGAAATGCCGGATAAGAAGGTTGTCATTCGCAAGGCAGAGGATTCTGATCATGAAGCTATTATCGGGGTGCTGCTAGATGCGTATGAGCAATATGAACGAACGTTTTCCGCTGAGCGCTGGACGCAATATAAAACAAGTATCCTACAGTCTATAGAAGCTACAACAACGAAGGAGAGACTTGTTGCTGAGCTAGACGGTGAGATTATAGGCAGTGTGTTCATCTACGATTCATCGGAGACTGCTTATGGAGATAATCCGAAGCTGGACATTCATAACCCTGTCATTCGTTTGCTTGGAGTGTCACAGAAAGCACGTGGACATGGAGTTGCAACGGAATTAATACGAGCTAGCGCAAAGCTGTCGTTGGAGTGGGGGGCAGATCAACTTCACCTGCATACCTCTGACATGATGGACTCGGCCGTTAGGCTTTATGAGCATCTTGGTTTCGAGAGAGATTATGATAAACAATTCATGAGTGGAGATTTACTGGTTAAGAGCTACCGACTAATCCTGCGGGAGACATCATTATTAAATGCCTGAACTGAGGAGGGGTTTAAGATGGCAAAGCGTTCCATTAAGCTTGGCGCACTTGTTCATGGAGTTGGAGGGAATGTGTCTGGCTGGCGGCACCCTGAAGTACTGCCGGATGCTAGTGTTAACTTTTCCTATTACAAGGAGCAGGTTCAACTTGCGGAATCAGGTAAATTTGATCTCGTGTTTATCGCTGATGGTCTGTATATTACTGAAAAATCAATTCCCCATTTCCTGAATCGTTTCGAACCGATTACGCTTCTGTCTGCATTAGCTTCGGTCACAAGTAAAATTGGTTTAGTTGGCACACTCTCTAGCTCCTACAGTGACCCCTTCACGGTTGCGAGGCAATTCAGCTCTCTCGATCATTTGAGTGGTGGGCGTGCAGGCTGGAATTTGGTGACCTCTCCTCTAGAGGGCTCAGCCAAAAATTTCGGAAAGACAGAGCATCCGACGCATGATGAGCGCTACAAAATTGCAGAGGAGCACTTGGAAGTAACGCGAGGCTTATGGGATTCATGGGAAGACGATGCGTTCGTTCGCGACAAGGAGACAGGAGTCTTCTTTGATCCGTCGAAGCTTCATCGCTTGGATCATAAGGGTGCTTATTTTAACGTACAAGGACCGTTGAATATTGCCCGTTCCAAGCAAGGTCAGCCGGTCGTCTTCCAAGCAGGCTCCTCTGAAAGTGGCAAGAAGCTTGCTGGCAAAGGGGCAGACGCTGTCTTTACAGGTCATGAGAACATAGAGGAAGCGAAGGCTTTCTATGCGGATGTTAAAGCAAGAGCGGTAGCCAATGGTCGCTCTGCCAATGATATCGTCATTCTGCCGGGGATTGCGCCGATTATAGGTAAAACGCAGGAGGAAGTTGAGCGTAAGTATGAGGAAATTGCCAGCTTAGTTAATATTCAGAACGCGCTTGACTATCTTGGTCGGTTTTTTGACCACCACGATTTCTCGCAGTATCCGTTGGATGAGCCGTTTCCCGAGCTTGGGGAGTTAGGCAGCAACAGCTTCCGCAGCGGCACTGACAAAATCAAGAAAACGGCTAAGGAGCAAGGCTTGACGCTACGTCAGGTTGCGCTGCAATCGGCTACTCCTCGCGGACAATTTATCGGCACACCGGAGAATATCGCTGATCTCATTCAGAAGTGGCATGAAGAGGAAGCGGGCGACGGATTCATTGTTTATTCTGCTCTGCCTAGCATCCTTCGGGATTTCGTTGAGCTAGTTATTCCGATTCTGCAGGAGCGTGGCATTTACCGAACAGAATATGAGTCAGATACCCTTCGGGGCAACTTGGGATTACCGATTCCAGCCAATCGATATACAGCTGTTAAAACCTAAGGTTTTATTCTATATCTCATGGTACGCAGTATAGGCTTTTATTTTCTTTGTTTAGAATATGTATTCGAATATTAGACCGCTTGCTCTGTCGAGAAGGAAAGACTTGGAGCAGCGGTTTTTCGTATGTTTTGCCCTATTGATCGTCTGCATGCTATATAATAATCCGTGCACGTCTTTCAAAAGGGGTTTAACTATTGAAAACAATGACAGAGAAAATATTTACTCATCCATTAGGCATTATAGCGGCCGCAGCGGGGGCGACTTTCCTGTGGGGAAGTGCGTTTCCATTTGTGAAATTAAGCTATGCGGAGCTGAACATTGGTAAGGAGGACGTATTTGAGCAGATTTTGTTCGCCGGATACAGGTTTGTTCTTGCGTCTATTTTGATCCTTGTACTGATGAAGCTTATTGGCAAAAAGGTAGCGTATCAACGGGGAACGTTGCTAAAGGTTGGGCGGATAGGCTTGTTCCAGACATTGCTGCAATATGTACTTTTCTCCTACGGTATAAGTAGTACGACCGGTGTGCAGGGATCAATAATTGCAGGTACGACGTCATTTTTCCAAATTATATTGGCTCATTACATGTATGCAAGTGATAAAATTTCACTTCGTAAAATGATAGGACTAGTCGTTGGCTTTGCTGGGGTCATTCTTGTTGGCATCTCTAAGGGCTCGTTAACTTTGCACTTTGGCTTAGCGGAAATTTGCTTGCTGCTTGCGATGTTCTTCGGGGCACTTGGAAACGTGATGTCGAAGAAGGAATCCGAGCATCTTGAAGTTCTTTACATGACCTCTTATCAAATGCTGCTCGGCGGACTTGCGATCATGGCTATCGGTGCATCAGGAGCAGGCTTGCTCCCATTCGAAATGACTTGGAGCACAACGTGGATGCTGCTTTACTTAGCGTGCATTTCTGCGCTGGGGTTTGTGGTGTGGAATACGGTCATGAAGTACAACAAAGTCGGAAGCATCTCGATGTATTTGTTTCTAATACCGGTATTCGGAGTGTTCCTGTCCGGGGCAATGCTCGGCGAGGAGCTCCATATGTTCGTATGGGCGGCGCTCGTCCTTGTCGTCAGTGGCATCGTAATCGTCAACGGCAAGAGGACGAAGGCTCCCACAGCAGGTAGCGAAACCCCCGGACAAGAGCTGACTCAGTAAAATAACACTAAACCGGTAACACGCAATAGAGTAGCTCTCATTATTAGCAGCTACTCGAAGATATCGAACAACAAGCCCCAGAGGAGCCTTCACCGAGAGCAGTTACTCGAAAATATCGAACAACGCGCCCCAGAGGAGCCTTTGCCGAGGGCGGTTACTCGAAAATATTGAACAACGTGCCCCAGTAAAGCCCCCACCGAGAGCAGTTACTCGAAAATATCGAGCAATGTGCCCTAGAGGAGCCCCCACTGAGGGTAGTTACTCGAAAATATCGAACAATAAGCCCCAGAGGAGCCTTCACCGAGAGCAGTTACTCGAAAATATCGAACAACGTGCCTTAAAGTAGCCT
This portion of the Cohnella abietis genome encodes:
- a CDS encoding DinB family protein; its protein translation is MSQSIVDIDTYLYTYEQLLAAIEGLTDSQLKWKATDAQWSVTEVLAHLADHNIIVSFRIREILANSEARLPAFSQDPWVAGQKSNEGNASDILEIFRSLLLYNSLLFRRLSSEEWSKTGVNFKGETVTLEAIILAFIAHVQVHLAQIDRIKKGEISSQNSSCTI
- a CDS encoding GNAT family N-acetyltransferase; its protein translation is MPDKKVVIRKAEDSDHEAIIGVLLDAYEQYERTFSAERWTQYKTSILQSIEATTTKERLVAELDGEIIGSVFIYDSSETAYGDNPKLDIHNPVIRLLGVSQKARGHGVATELIRASAKLSLEWGADQLHLHTSDMMDSAVRLYEHLGFERDYDKQFMSGDLLVKSYRLILRETSLLNA
- a CDS encoding amidohydrolase; amino-acid sequence: MGSLTTEQFEEQLVAFRRHLHANPELSHEEFETTSTIRTWLTEAGIRIAEYPLKTGVIAEVGGLQEGPIIAIRADIDALPIHEETGLAFASRVPGKMHACGHDLHTAIVLGAAILLKRREHELKGTVRFIFQPAEEKAKGASLVINSGALEGVKAVFGLHNKPNLPVGTIGIKPGPIMAAADGFIVEVEGRGTHAAVPEAGIDPIVTSAHIITALQSIVSRNVSALDSAVVSVTRLNSGTAWNVIADKAVFDGTLRTFDEGVRFRVRERFEQIVVGVGQALGAEANVKWLEGPPAVVNDSRWAEQATRTAESIGLQVVEPTPSSAGEDFAFYLQETPGSFFFLGTSGPQEWHHPAFDVDERALPIGASFFASLAVDALYQLSETKKL
- the ssuE gene encoding NADPH-dependent FMN reductase — protein: MSHIVIISGSPTPGSRLNGLIDHVESKSAEKGIKISHIRVSELPAEALLHANFKDEQILAALALVESASGVVIASPVYKASFTGILKAFLDLLPQTGLKGKVTLPLFIGGTIAHLLALDYALKPVLSVLGSRNILGGVYAIDQWIERRDGGGFELSEELQERLDRSVEELSEEINWLEIRSKDTAVNS
- the solA gene encoding N-methyl-L-tryptophan oxidase, with translation MRKLYDVIVVGAGSMGMSAGYELARRGIKTLLIDAFNPPHSNGSHHGDTRLIRHAYSGGPAYVKLALRADELWRELEEATGEKLLERAGVLSITDPAIYSYESRFQVAADHGVFIEDLSAQQIKERWPAVQVGEHHRAMYEPYAGYLYSEKCISTYKKEALQAGATLLTNTFVTKIEPEKSSVTVSTATDSFIANKVILSAGAWFKTLEPFVQLPIRAVRKVVGWFEPSHHSFNAGQFPGFTLETSNGGYYGFPSIGGAGIKIGRHETGVEWQPGEKLAPFGTYPEDEGDLRGALDAFLPGAAGKLLRSAVCKYEFTPDDSFIIDTHPEYSNVLLAGGFSGHGFKFASVVGEILANQIELGKWGQDVGLFSATRFTQPAK
- a CDS encoding LysR family transcriptional regulator gives rise to the protein MNEGGFFVNIENIEAFVYVVYCGSFNKAAEALYLSQPSVTARIQSLERGLDCKLFDRQAKQVQITEEGKRFLPFAQQLLLTYQKGKYQVNQKKSPPEEFRIGCTVSVSNYIFPELIVRLKSKFPNTNYRIVTGITDEIVSKVLNKEVDIGFVRNVTHPSLQSIKFYEDPISLYVYEGHPFLLNERLTVEEIAKEPLVFFQCGALDWFRIHRLFENLDQPPNIQVQTDNSEMAKKLVIQKVGISFLPSVCVQQEVAEGKLFPIHVPETDGITMQTNIVIGHGEHSQYLNTIIETGKELIINRLAPASK
- a CDS encoding lipase family protein; this encodes MANSGFDNRTAIFLASVCSQTYAQFNNPDGYFVVPAYYEVVSTFRANSLAGAAEKFGFIIQSASDIIVAFRGTSSTTDWIANAIASQSKYKCVKGAGQTHRGMSSIYYSARNQILGVLNKLDSSKALFITGHSLGGALATLCGLDVAVNSPFRNPVVYTFGSPRVGDPTFAKAFSGEVQHSYRVNNRFDVVTHLPPQVYSPPKSDATYHYMHVRNSEPLSFNNGSVPNNHIISSYYSELSKQSPLYSEELSIRNPGLCPVTDRMYPLGLGQFGTF
- a CDS encoding DMT family transporter, producing MTEKIFTHPLGIIAAAAGATFLWGSAFPFVKLSYAELNIGKEDVFEQILFAGYRFVLASILILVLMKLIGKKVAYQRGTLLKVGRIGLFQTLLQYVLFSYGISSTTGVQGSIIAGTTSFFQIILAHYMYASDKISLRKMIGLVVGFAGVILVGISKGSLTLHFGLAEICLLLAMFFGALGNVMSKKESEHLEVLYMTSYQMLLGGLAIMAIGASGAGLLPFEMTWSTTWMLLYLACISALGFVVWNTVMKYNKVGSISMYLFLIPVFGVFLSGAMLGEELHMFVWAALVLVVSGIVIVNGKRTKAPTAGSETPGQELTQ
- a CDS encoding amino acid ABC transporter ATP-binding protein, coding for MIKLTNISKSFGRNQVLNRINLKVDKGEVVAILGPSGSGKTTLLRCINYLEKPNDGEISIDDFSVNCRRPAKKDIHALRQKTAMVFQNYNLFRHKTALENVMEGLVIVKRLSKEEARKKSVELLEKVGLGNKLDSYPSQLSGGQQQRVGIARALALNPEVILFDEPTSALDPELVGEVLSVIRKIAKEGITMIIVTHEMGFAQDVASHVVFMDQGFIVEEGPPKVIFQAPKEERTKQFLARITPESSYSI
- a CDS encoding LLM class flavin-dependent oxidoreductase; translation: MAKRSIKLGALVHGVGGNVSGWRHPEVLPDASVNFSYYKEQVQLAESGKFDLVFIADGLYITEKSIPHFLNRFEPITLLSALASVTSKIGLVGTLSSSYSDPFTVARQFSSLDHLSGGRAGWNLVTSPLEGSAKNFGKTEHPTHDERYKIAEEHLEVTRGLWDSWEDDAFVRDKETGVFFDPSKLHRLDHKGAYFNVQGPLNIARSKQGQPVVFQAGSSESGKKLAGKGADAVFTGHENIEEAKAFYADVKARAVANGRSANDIVILPGIAPIIGKTQEEVERKYEEIASLVNIQNALDYLGRFFDHHDFSQYPLDEPFPELGELGSNSFRSGTDKIKKTAKEQGLTLRQVALQSATPRGQFIGTPENIADLIQKWHEEEAGDGFIVYSALPSILRDFVELVIPILQERGIYRTEYESDTLRGNLGLPIPANRYTAVKT